From Triticum aestivum cultivar Chinese Spring chromosome 7B, IWGSC CS RefSeq v2.1, whole genome shotgun sequence:
AACTCTGCGATGCTTGCTTGGTCGGGAAGCAGCATCCCGCGTCATTCCCGCTGCAGGCAAAGCGACGGGCAGAGGGACTGCTTGACCTGGTGCACGGCGACCTCTATGGCCCCATATAACCGGCAACACCCGCGGGGAAGAGATACTTTCTGCTGGTGGTGGACGACAAGAGCAGGTACATGTGGCTCACACTACTGCAGTCCAAGGACCAAGCCGCAGAGGCGATCAAGAGGTTCAAGGCGGGAGCCGAGGTGGATACCGGGCGCGAGTTGCGCCTGCTCCGGACGGACTGCGGTGGCGAGTTTACCGTGGCTAGTTTTGCCGCGTACTGCATCGACGAGGGGATCGGGCGTCAACTGACGGTGCCATACTCGCCGCAGCAGAACGGCGTTGTGGAACGTCAGAGCCAGAAGATCGTCTCCACCGcgcgcagcctgatgaaggcgaTGGCAGTCCCTGCAAAGTTTTGGGGAGAAGTGATGACCACGGCGGTCTATCTGCTGAATCGATCGCCCACAAAGAGTGTTGATGGGCAGACGCCTTTTGAGGTATGGCACGGCTACAAGCCGGATGTGAGTCATCTACGTGTTTTTGGCTGTATAGCACATGTCAAGGTGACGAAGCCGAACCTGGCCAAGATGGAGGACCGGAGCATTCCCATGGTGCTGCTCGACTACGAGCCGGGCTCAGCGGCCTACCGCGTCTATGACCCTGTCAAGAACTGCGTGCATGTCTCGCGGGATGTTGTGTTCGACGAAGGCGCACAGTGGGGCTGGGACAAGACCGGAGAGGCAATTGACACGGGGCCATTCCACGTCGAGGTGTTCGCCCACACCACAGCGCGGGCGGTGGAGAGTCCTGCTGTGCAGCGCTCCTCGCCTAAAAGTGTTGCCGCAGCAGCGCAAACACCTCAAGACGTTGTCGCCACACCCGGGAGTAGTGGCGCGCACTCACCACTACAGCATGCAGGAGGGACGACGCCACGCTCCTACCCCATGTTCTCCCCCACACCTACAAGTGTGGGAGAGGAGGATGCCATTCCACCACGCCGGCCACAACACCAAATGGTCACACGCGCACGCGCCGACATCGTCAAGCCAAACCCCATCTACAACGACTATGTGATGAAGGCCGACGCGGAGGAGTTCTTCGACGACGAGCTGCGCCCTGGTGGCTGCAGAGGAGCCTGCATCCCCGGACGTGGCCCTAAACAAGACGAGCTGGAAGGAGGCCATGGACACACATCTTGCTTCCATCTGCAGCAATTGAACATGGGAGCTCGCCACGCTCCCGGCCGACCACAAGGCCATTCAGCTGAAGTGGATTTTCAAGGTAAAAAAAGACCCTGCCAGACAGGAGCTCAAGCACAAGGCGCTGCTTGTGGCAAAGGGATACGCACAGCGCCAAGGAGTGGACCTCGACGAGGTTTTCGCGCCGGTGGAGCGCATGGAGACCGTGCGGTTGCTGCTCGCACTCGCCGCTCACCGTGGGTGGCAGGTGCACCATATGGACGTCAAATCGACGTTCCTCAATGGCGATCTCAAGGAGGAGGTCTACGTGCACCAACCACCCGGCTACATCATCACCGGCGAGGAGCACAATGTGCTCCAGCTGCCCAAGGCTCTGTACGGACTTCATCAAGCCCCACGAGCGTGGTATACCAAGCTGGACGCCTCCTTGgcatcccttggtttggagcgaaGCCCACTGGAGCATGCTGTGTTCAGGAGGAGCACGGGCAAAACGACGCTGCTCGTTGGCGTCTATGTGGACGACCTGATCATTACGGGCACAGACGAAAACGACATCGCCGCGTTCAAGGAGCAGATGCACAGTCTGTTCGCTATGAGTGATCTCAGCCTCCTGAGGTACTACCCGGGAGTCGAGGTCAAGCAGGAGGCGGGCGTGATCACGATCTGTCAAAGCGCATATGCCCGAAAGATCTTGGAGGCGGCAGGACTGAAAGACTGCAATCCCTGCAACACGCCAATGGAGAATCGGCTCAAGCTGCACAACGGAGGAGCTGAATACGTGGTATGGACTATCGGAGCATCGTGGGAATCCTGCGTTACCTTTGCAACACTCGTCCTGACATCACTCACGCAGTCGGGATGGTGAGCAGGTATATGCAAGCACCCACGGCGTCGCACTGGGCGGCAGTGAGGCAAATTCTGCGCTACGTCAGTGGCACAATTGGGCATGGCTGCAGATACAAGGAGAGCTCCGGTGGCGAGCCCAAACTGGTGCGTTTCAGTGACAGCGATCTAGCTGGGGACGTCGACGATGGGAAGAGCACAACCGGAGTAGCTTTCTTCCTCGACTCCAGCATCATTACATGGACTTCGTAGAAGCAAGCTGTGCTTGCTCTCTCGTCTTGCGAAGCTGAAtacatttttttttaaaaaggaggatgacccccggcctctgcatctgggagatgcatacggccactttattgattattcacgAGGAccgtacaaagtattacaacaatgtgtctgaatccaccatcttggcaacatatgccgctactcctatccaatatgatgaaggggtgctagctgggccactacccagaccactcacctaagcctaacatcaaaagccggaagccgaaactcattcggaCTCCCCAGCCGAGCCACCTACCAGGACAATctggtcagacgcactcgtgtgtcgtcgccgccatcttccacaggtcttcagatcatattgaggcttctaccctatctggccactctgccatcgacgtcaccatgacgccagatagcaacctcctcctgcgcgagcccatctccgcgcatcggacgtcgagtctccacagcgccatgccatcgatctctgccgccatcaatgtgtgagatgaagcaccgctccaccatccctccagccagcacttgctccaaaacgatgcccccagaagggaaagcgataaaacgccatcatcatccgatccggaagacccagatctgAGGTTTCCCCCTGAGCACCCCGAGCCTGATGGCGCAGACTGCCGACGATGCCTCGACCATCGGCAGTAGCTCCACCAGACGAGCGTCGCCTACGTCGCCGCAACCTCCAGGATGAAGCTGACCAGAATGCATGTGTCAACGCCGAACCGCCACCACTTCCACCGCCGCTTGAGCACCCCccgagcaacgccttcaggaaggagcaGGCCACCTTGGTGTCGTCGTTGCTTGGAACAGGGGGGTCTGAGATTTTCACCTGAGCTCCTGGGAGGGGTAGAAGAAAGGAGTTCCTCTCCGAAGCCTCCAACGAGGAAAGCAACACCCAAAGGCACTGCCATCGGAGTGGCCGCCACGCCGGCCAAGAGATTCCCCCGGAACCCTTCCAGCCACCGGATCTGCAAGGCCAGCACCCATGaacggtggccgaagccaccaagGGCCGGATCCGATACAGATCGGAGTAGATCGGGGTCGAGGACGAACATCACCATGGCCACCAACATCCAGCGAAGAGACGTCGCCGCAGCCGAAGCCCACCACCGCCCCGCCATCCACATGGCCAGGGAAGTGGCCCACCtgcccacgccggcgccgcccgctgAAGCTACGCCGCGTACCACCAGCCAGGGCCGCCGCCATGGATCCGAGGCTCCCCACGAGGGGCGCGCCCGACCAGCGCGAGCGCCAGTCCCGCTGCCGCCGACGACGAATTCCAACGACGAGCGCCAGATCCCGCCGACGGGCGCCGCCATCACGCAGCCCGCCTCGTGCAgccctccacgccagccaccgtggCAGCCCAGCGTCGCCGCGTCCCGCACAACGCCGCGTTCCGGCCAGGGTAAATCGCCCCACGGCGATCCCGCCTCGCGAGAAGGAGAgaaagccccgccgccgcccatgcCGGGCGGGCTTCGCCCGCCGACacgccctggcggcggcgaggggagggatggGGAGAGGGTCGCGGTTCGGCTGAATACATAACAGCCTACAATGCTGCATGTCAGGCTGTTTGGCTGAACAGACTTCTGAGCGATCTGTTTGGATGGCCACCAGCAGCGGTGAAGTTATTCGTGGACAACAGGTTTGCGATCGAGCTGGCCAAGAATCCAGTGCATCACGAGCGGAGCAAGCACATCGACCTGAGGTTTCATTTCATTCGAGAGTGCATTGAGGAAGGCAAGGTGGACATCTTACACGTCAGCACGGATGGCCAGCTTGCTGATATCTTAACCAAGTCACTAGGCCGGGTCAAGTTCTTGGAGATGCAACTGAAGCTCGGTGTCATGGAAGTTTCTTCTGGGCGCCAGGATTAAGTGGAGAATTGTTGACTTTGTAATCCTGTCGCTCATTCAGTtctttcagtttcaggcttagcaaataaaacggcaagtgcATGAGCCTGTTTGTGCCTTGACCGAAACTCTGGTAGCAGATAGGTAGTGTAGGCGACCATGCGCGTTTCGTGGGTTGGCACGAACCAAACGTGCATGGTGGCATTGAGGGCGTGGCGAGTTGGCCGTGGGATGGCGCGACCGAATAGCTCGGGCACGACCCCCTCTTTCGTTTGTTTTCAGTTTTGATGTTAATAAGAAGAACGAAGAAAAGCCGCAGAAGCACGCAGCACAAAaactctctctctatctatctagtTCTACGACTAACACTGATCCGCTCCTGGGGTGGCACCAGCTAGATGGATCGTAGTGGCGCGGTGTCAGGGGGCTCAACCTGTTTCTTGTGTAGTCCGAATAAACGCAGAGCAAGAAAAGCAGAAAAGCTGTTGCGCAAGTTTGAGCAGTGCAACCACTATCTTCCAAGTTCCACCTCTGTTCTTTGCTAAATTTTCGCCATTAGAACCAACACCTAAGTTTAGGCAACTCTTCCAACTAAGAATTATGTTATGGGCGATCAATCCTTATTCTACTAGTTGGGCATTTGAAACGTACGCACTACAAATCTCCTTGCAAAGAGTACTAGCTACTTCTCTAGCAGCGGCGGGATGCTCTGCTCGTTCCTGAAGTAGTCCTGAGGGTCCACCTTGCCCTTGGTAATGGCGAGCCTTTGGAAGTTGCCCTTGAAGTACTTCTCGCCCCACACCTTGCCGCTGGCGTAGGTGGAGATGTCGTTCACCACCTCGTTCCTGCCGAGGTCGATGTCCCTGTAGTTGGCGTAGGCCTGTCTGGGGTTCTTGCTCACGTACGgctccatgaacttgtacatgtcCTTGCTCCACTGCagcggcgcggcgccggcggcctCATCGAACCAGTAGTTGACGTATTGGATGTTGAAGAGGACGCCCTTGCGGTGGGGGAAGGGCGTGGCGGCCTCGGGGGTGGCGCTGATGGCGGCGCCGTAGGGGTCCATGATGATGATCCCGGCGCCGGGCTTGACGAGCCAGACGAAGATCTGCGCCAATACGGTCTTGGGGACGGGCTGGTAGACGTAGTCGGACTTGTATTCCCCGAAGGGCCTGAAGGTGTTGTTGCGGTTGAGGAGGTCGAAGAGGGTGGCCTGCTTGCCGAGGTGGATGAAGGGGACGGACTTGATCCAGGGCATCTCGTTGCAGTGCGAGGCGTTCATGCCGAGCTCCGGGAATTTGCTGCTCATCAGCGGCGTCAGGGTTTTGCAGGTGCCCAGGTACATGCCCTCGAACTTGGCGGTGTCCCCCATAGCGATGATGCGGATCATCAGGTCGTCGGGAAGGGCCGGCCCGACCAGCTGCCACTTGTTGACGAGCTCTACGGCGCCTTCTCTCACCGTCTTGGGGATCTGGAACACGGTCACGGTGGGAGGCACCGGGAGGAGATTCACCTGCCACGACACGACGATGCCGAAGctctctccgccgccgcccctcacggCCCAGAAGTGGTCCGCGCTCATGGAGCTCTTGTCGAGCAGCTTGCCGTTGGCGTCGACCACCTTCACGTCGATGACGTTCTCGGCGGCGATGCCGTACTTGCGCAGCAGCATGCCGAAGCCGCCGCCAGCGAAGTTGCCGCCTACACCAATGGTGGGGCAGACGCCCGCCGGGAACGCGAGCACGGGGCTGTTCTTGGCGATGGTGTAGTAGAGCTCGCCGAGCTGTGCACCGGAGTCCACCCACGCCGTGCGAGCCTTGATGTCGACCGACACGGCCCGCATCTTGTTGAGATCGACGACGGCGAACTCCTCGGGGCGCTCGGACCGGTACGACAGGCCCTCGTAGTCGTGGCCGCCGCTCCGCACGCGGAGGCGGACGGCGTGCCGGCGGCCGCACACCACCGCGGACTGGATGTGGGAGGCGTTGGTGGGGGTGATGATGTAGAGCGGCTTCACGTTCTGCGGCGACGACCACCGCGAGTTCCTGATAGTCTGCGCCAGGACGGTGGGGAAGTCAGGCGAGCTCTTGGCGTAGAGGAGGCGGGCCGGTATCGCCTTCACCAGGCATCCGAAGAAGTCGTCCTTGGCCGGCACCGGCGCCGCCGCGTAGGAGATGGCGCCGTGGCAGGACAAGACGCAGATGAGGAGGGGCACCAGAGCAAAGGCCCTCGAGTTCGCCATTGTAGCTGATCGAGCTTGGAGTGTCATTTGGCACTGGACTTATATAGGCAGCGCGGATCCATTGGCGAGCTCAGCAAGCTCACCTAAAATTGGAGTGTTTAGCTGAGTCAAAGGTCTCCGTTTCACCAGGCCGGTGCGCGATGTGGCGATCGCGCGTCGCGAAATCGAGCACCGCCGCGCGTTTGGTTCAAGCACACAACTGATCGACGGGATTGCAGCAGTGCCCTTATTCCGGGCGCGCAACTGCAGCAGCGTTTATCGCGGGGGCGTTGAAAATTGAATTTTGGGGATGCATTTACTTCTGGAAATGTTACTGCATGCAAATGACGTTCGCTGGAAAGTGCGggagttatactccctccgtttctttttactaatccacatataagatttgatcaaagtAAAACTTTGTTAACATTCACTAAATTTATAAAAAAATATCAAGATTCATAATataaaatcaatattgttagatgcatcatggaCTTAACTTTCATAAGTATTGTAAATGTTAatactttttctataaaattgaTCAAACTTTacactttgaccaaattttatatacAGATTAAAAAAAGACGAGGGACTATTAACGGACGTTGACTGgaaatgaggggggggggggggtgcatttctTTCTGAAAAAGTTACTGCATTTTCTCTTGCTTAAATGCAGTACGCGAATTAATATATTTGGTTGGTTTTAAAATAATTGATTTAGAATATGTGAGTGCAGTGCAGTGTATTTTAAGTTATATATCATCTAAAGCGAGGTGCCTCGAACCTCCACCCCTCCCCTCGTAAGCCCGCAATCAGTGAGCGGTCAGCAAAACCCGACCTAGGCGGACGCCTCAAACATGCCTCAAACACCGTGCCTAACCGACACCCCTTATATCCGTCACGTTGGACCGGGCTCACACTGACCCACCCGAACCCACATATATTCGTCCTCACCCCCTCctcggaccaaaccctagccactccactccACCATCCAAGCTCCCGTCCGGTGATCTTCGGCCTTCTACCGCATGACGGGCAGCGGATCTGACGATGACCGGTACAGATCTGTCGACTGGGGCGTCATCCCATGCGATTTGGATGAGGCAATGTGTCgtccgcattgcactccgccgctccTTGGAGGATGGCGCTCGACCGACGGCGGGCTCTATTCGACGCGAGACGATTGTGTCGGCGCATCCCACACCCGCTCTGATGGAGTATGTGTCCTACCGGGACTGGTGTGCCCGCCATGGGAAGGAGAGGACGAGGGCGGCCGAGGCCCGCCTCGCGGTTGATGCGGTGGCGCAGGCCGCCGCAAAAGAGGAAGCCATCCGCGCCCGCATTGTAAAGAAGCAGCAGGGGAGAAGCACGCACCCTCGCCCGAGAGCTGATTCGTCCGGTCCGTGTCATGGCcgaactgccccccccccccctaagggggagaaggaggacgacGACGGGTAGGAGAGCCGCAACGATGAGCAGATCCGGCTCGATCCGTACTGCGTCTTCGATCGCTATATCTGCGAGAAGGATGACAAGGGcgccgggaagggcaagggcagTCATGGATGATCTTCTCCATAGCTAGCATTTATGttaaacatgccaaattttggtacTTCGATGGCATGTTCTGATGTAATATCCGGACGATGTGTAATGCATCGTTTATGTAGTTGCATGAGTTTTTATTGATTTAAGGTATGCTAATTGAGGTGTCCGGTTGTGAGAAGGGAAATTTGACGTGTGACCGGGAAGTGCCCGCGGACGCGTCCGGACACATCtacgggcgtttgaggggccgaaTTTGCCAAGTCCAGTTGTAGATGCACTAATGACATTAAATATACCCGGCACATATATATTAGTGTCGTACTTCCATATTTTTCAGAAAGTATGCTTGTATTCATATCACAAAACATTACAAAGTCCTAAATCCGTACAAGCACATACTGACAAGCGCACGATAAAGCAATCAAGCGGAATAACAAAGAGCACCATAGATCAACGATTAAAAACATGAAGATCTCCGAATCTCTGCTCTCACCCCTGAACCGTACGAAAAAAAATCCGCAAGAAAAGAATCCGCAACCATACCCAAGCAGGACATCATCTTCAACCACGGCATCTTCGCCGCCACActgctcctgaaggaaatatgccctagaggcaataataaagttattatttatttccttatttcatgataaatgtttattattcatgctagaattgtattaaccggaaacatgatacatatgtgaatacatagacaaacatatagtcactagtatgcctctacttgactagctcattaatcaaagatggttatgtttcctaaccatagacatgtgttgtcatttgattaatgggatcacatcattaggagaatgatgtgattgacatgacccattccgttagcctagcacttgatcgtttagtatgttgctattggtttcttcatgacttatacatgttcatgtaactatgagattatgcaactcccgtttaccggaggaacacttttggtgctaccaaacgtcacaacgtaactgggtgattataaaggagtactacaggtgtctctaaaggtacatgttgggttggcgtatttcgagattaggttttgtcattccgattgtcggagaggtatctctgggccctctcggtaatgcacatcactataagccttgcaagcaatgtgactaatgatttagttgcgggatgatgcattatgtaacgagaaaagagacttgccggtaacgagattgaactaggtattggataccgacgatcgaatctcgggcaagtaacataccgatgacaaagggaacaacgtatgttgttatgcggtttgaccgataaagatcttcgtagaatatgtaggagccaatatgagcatccaggttccgctattggttattgatcaagaatagttctaggtcatgtctacatagttctcgaacccgtagggtccgcacgcttaaggtttcgatgacagttttattatgagtttataagttttgatgtaccgaagtttgttcggagtcccggatgtgatcacggacataacgaggagtctcaaaatggtcgagacataaagatcaatatattggaagcctatatttggacatcggaatcgttccgggtgaaatcggcattttaccggagcaccgggaggttaccagaacccccccggggggttattgggcctacatgggcctcgagggagaagagggaaggaggcaggagggggccgcgtgcccctccccttcctagtccgaataggacatgggaaggggggcggcgccccccctttccttcccctcttcctcctatTTCCCCctttctcctattccaactaggaaagaagggagtcctactcccggtgggagtaggactccccccttggcgcgccctccttggccggccgcctccttccccctggctcctttatatacgggggcgggggggggggcaccccaaacacacaagttgatctacggttcgttccttagccgtgtgtggtgcccccctccaccatattccacctcgatcatatcgtcgcggagtttaggtgaagccctgcgccgatagagcatcatcatcgtcaccacgccgtcgtgctgacggaactcaccccgaagctttgctggatcggagcccggggatcgtcatcgagctaaacgtgtgctgaagtcggaggtgccgtacgttcggtacttggatcggtcggatcgtgaagacgtacgactacatcaaccgcgttgtcataacgcttccgcttatggtctacgagggtacgtggacaacactctcccctctcattgctatgccatcaccatgatcttgtgtgtgcgtaggaatttttttgaaattactacgttccccaacagtggtatccgagccaggttttatgcattgatgttatatgcacgagtag
This genomic window contains:
- the LOC123160325 gene encoding berberine bridge enzyme-like Cyn d 4; amino-acid sequence: MTLQARSATMANSRAFALVPLLICVLSCHGAISYAAAPVPAKDDFFGCLVKAIPARLLYAKSSPDFPTVLAQTIRNSRWSSPQNVKPLYIITPTNASHIQSAVVCGRRHAVRLRVRSGGHDYEGLSYRSERPEEFAVVDLNKMRAVSVDIKARTAWVDSGAQLGELYYTIAKNSPVLAFPAGVCPTIGVGGNFAGGGFGMLLRKYGIAAENVIDVKVVDANGKLLDKSSMSADHFWAVRGGGGESFGIVVSWQVNLLPVPPTVTVFQIPKTVREGAVELVNKWQLVGPALPDDLMIRIIAMGDTAKFEGMYLGTCKTLTPLMSSKFPELGMNASHCNEMPWIKSVPFIHLGKQATLFDLLNRNNTFRPFGEYKSDYVYQPVPKTVLAQIFVWLVKPGAGIIIMDPYGAAISATPEAATPFPHRKGVLFNIQYVNYWFDEAAGAAPLQWSKDMYKFMEPYVSKNPRQAYANYRDIDLGRNEVVNDISTYASGKVWGEKYFKGNFQRLAITKGKVDPQDYFRNEQSIPPLLEK